TTGATGGCATAATTGATGCAATTAAAAGAGGTGAATCACTTTCCGCAGCCCTTGAAAAAAGTGGTATGTTTACTCCTATGGTTTACGATATGACTGCAATTGGTGAGGAAAGTGGTAGCCTTGATAAAATGTTAAAGAAGGTTGCAGAGTTCTATACAGAGGAAACAAATTATATTATAAACAACATATCTGCCCTTATAAACCCAATAATGATGGTTGGAGTTGGTGGGCTTATTGGNNNNNNNNNNNNNNNNNNNNNNNNNNNNNNNNNNNNNNNNNNNNNNNNNNNNNNNNNNNNNNNNNNNNNNNNNNNNNNNNNNNNNNNNNNNNNNNNNNNNTGATACCAAGGAGTTCCGTCTACACCAGTGCCTTTTGCGTTAATTCTTACATCCGATTGAGTTAAGTCGCTTGAAACGCCGTAAACCCAGCCACCTTTATCAGTAATATCGCTTGAAGCAACTGGTACATGATTAACGTTCACAACACTGTTGCTCTTTACAACATTGCCATTTGCATCAGTTGCTTCCACATAAGGGACATTACCTTCTGCAAAAATCGACCCATCAAGTTGTGCTGGGAACTTTCCACTGTTCTTTGCATAGTAAATTGCAAGTGCGGACCTAACTGTGCCAAGTTGTGCTTTTGCCTGGGCAGTTCTTGCTTCCTCGACCATTCCTTGATACTTTGGAATTGCATACATAGCAAGGATACCAAGGATTGCAATAACGATTGCTAACTCTACTAATGTGAAACCTCTTCTCTTCATTTTCTCGCCTCCTTAGAAGTGATTTTACAACTTATTTTAGAAAATTGCAATATATTTTACTTAAATTTTTTAAAATCTCAAAATATTGCAAGAAAATGCGAATTGTATTATAATGAAAGTGAAAGTTAGGTATGCCTAAGTTTATAGGAGGTTTAGATTGAAAAGGCTTACTCTTGCAGATGTTGAAGCAAATAAAAAGGTAAAAGTTGTCGATTTTGTTTTGCCTCCCCACCATACGCACATACCTCAGTATATTATCCGCCTTCAGGAGATGGGTGTTCTAAGAGGTGATATTATTGAGGTTGTAAGAAATTCTCGTGTTGGACCTATAGAAATAAAAGTTAAAGGGACAAACCTTGCAATAGGTAGAGGTATAGCCTCAAAAGTTATCGTTGAGGAGATAGGATAGTGCTTAACTCTAAGACTTCAAGTGGTAATACGTCAATTACAATTGCGCTTGCAGGCAATGCAAATGTTGGGAAATCTGTTATCTTTAATCAACTTACAGGTGGAAACCAGATTATTGGAAACTGGCCAGGTAAAACCGTTGAAATCCAGGAAGGTTACATAGAAAAGAACGGAACAAAAATAAGGGTAGTTGACCTTCCAGGGATATATTCGCTTTCGACATATTCTGAAGAGGAAATTGTTACGCGTGAGTTCATTATAAATGAAAAGCCAGATGTTGTAATTGTTGTTGTAGATGCATCAGCCCTTTACAGAAATTTATTCTTCCTTTTGCAGATTCTTGAAATTGGTGCAAGGACAGTTGTTGCACTTAATCAGTATGATATGCTCGAAAGAGACGGCTTTGAAATCGATGTTGATAAACTTGAAGAGTATCTTGGTGTGCCTGTTATTAAAACAATTGCAACAAAAAACATAGGGCTTAAAGAACTTTTTGAGAGGGCTCTAAATGAGGTAAAAAAGCCCTACACTCCAAAGTTTCCAAAGTATGGAAAGGAAGTTGAAGAACGTATTAAGATGCTTGAAAATGCTTTAAAGAATTATAATTTGCCTGCACCAACAAGATTTATTGCAATAAAACTTTTAGAGCATGATACGGAGTTTGAGAAACTTATAAAAGATAAGAGCATCCTTGAATTACGAGACAAACTTGCTTCAGAACTTGAGGAAATTCACGGCGAGCCAATCAAAACTATCATTATTCAAGAGCGTTACGCCCTTGCTTCACGCATTACTTCTGATGTCCTTAAGAAAAAGAAGAAAAAGGTCATTGATTTTTCAAGCAGGATTGACGACATTTTGTTAAATCCTGTTACAGGGTTTTTATTCCTGATGCTAATTCTTCTTTTTATGTTTTTTGTTGTATTTAAATTTGGAAGTTTCCTTTCTGACTATATAGGAAGTTTGTTTGACCTTCTTAAAAAACCTTTTATGAATCTCAGTCTACCCGAAAAGCTCAAATTATTTTTGTGGGATGGCATAATTGATGGCATTGTTGCAGCCTTTGGTATCGTCCTTCCATATATTGCGCCATTTTATTTGTTGCTATCACTTCTTGAGGATAGCGGTTACCTTGCTCGAATTGCCTTTTTAACTGATGCCTTTATGCACAAACTTGGTATCCATGGAAAGGCTTTTATCCCTCTTATTGAAAGTTTTGGATGTAATGTTCCTGCTATTATGGGCACAAGAGTTTTGGAGAGAAGAAGAGATAGAATTATAGTATCGATTCTTGCAACACTTGTCCCCTGCTCTGCTCGTTCGGTTGTTGTGTTTGGACTTGTTGCTGCATTTTTAGGTCCTATCTACGCTGTGCTTATTTATGCGCTTGATTTTGTTTTTATTTTTGTTGTGGGACTTCTTCTTAATAGGTATATAAAAGGCACTCCTACAGGTCTTATAATGGAAATGCCCCGGTATAGGAAACCTGTTCTCTATGTAATACTCAAACAAACCTGGATAAGGCTTAAAGAATTTTTTACCTTCGCAACACCCATAATCGTTATCTCAAATGCCATAATGGAAATTTTAATTCTTTTGAATTTGCTTCCCTATCTTGAGATGCTTGTAAAACCCTTTGCTTACATTTTAGGGCTTCCTCCTCTTGCAACACTTACACTTGTTTTTGGTGCACTTAGAAAAGAGTTAACCTTGATAATGCTTGCAACATTCTATAAGACGACAAATTTTGCTTCAATTTTAACTCCTAAACAAATTTTTGTTTATGGATTTGTTACTATGATTTATATCCCTTGCGTTGCAACAATCGCTATGCTAAAAAGGGAGTTCGGAGCAAAAACTGCAACTCTTATAACGCTTTTCGAATTCGTCCTTTCAATGCTTTTGGGCGGTCTTCTTAACATCGCTTTGAGGCTTATATAATGCAATATTCGAAAAGCATAGAGGATTATCTTGAGGCAATATATGTTATCGGGGAAGAAAAGGGCAATGTCCGTATAAAGGATATTGCGGAACTGTTGAATGTTAAACTTCCCTCAGTTACAGAAATAGTAAAAAAGATGCAGGAAGAAGGTTTGCTTGAACATACTCCCTACGGAGAAATACATCTTACAGAAAAAGGTAAAAGCATTGGAGAGAAAGTCTGGCAGAAACATAAAATACTTTATATATTCCTGAAGGATTATTTGGGTATTAGCGATGATATTGCTTTTAAAGAGGCTTGCCTTATCGAGCATTCTGTATCTTCCGACACAATTGAAAAACTAAAACAATTTCTCGAGAATATTAAAAAGTAAAAGTGCCCCGCATTATGCGGGGCAAACCAAATATATTTATTAAGTCAATTACACAACACCGTATGCAAGCATTGCTTTTGCGACTTTAATGAATCCTGCAATGTTTGCTCCGACGAGGTAGTCTCCTGGGTATCCGTAGGTTGCTGCTGCTTCAAGGGAAGTCTTGTGGATGTTTTTCATAATCTCTCTTAACTTGTTATCCACTTCTTCTCTTGACCACTGAAGCCTTATGCTGTTCTGTGTCATTTCAAGACCAGAAACTGCAACGCCACCTGCGTTTGCTGCCTTTGCAGGACCATAGAGAACTTTATTTTCCCTGAATATGTTAATTGCATCAAGGTTAGAAGGCATATTTGCACCTTCTGCAACTGCAATAACGCCGTTCTTTACGAGTGCATTTGCATGTGTTGCGTCGATTTCATTCTGTGTTGCGCATGGAAGTGCAACATCAACTTTGAGTCCTTCGTCTCTTATAACATCCCAAACTGATTTTCCTTCAAAGTATTTTGCATTTGGATACTGATTTACATATTCTTTAATTCTTCCACGCTTTACATTCTTTAGATCCATTACGAATGCAAGTTTCTTTGCATCAATACCTTCCTCATCAACAACTGTTCCGTTTGAGTCTGACATTGTGATTACTTTTCCGCCAAGCTGGATAACTTTTTCAACTGCATATTGTGCAACATTACCAGAGCCGCTTACTGCAACCACTTTGTTTGTGAAATCCATATTACGAGTTGCAAGCATTTCAGATGTAAAGTAAACAAGCCCATAACCGGTTGCTTCTGGCCTTATAAGCGATCCGCCATATTCAAGCCCTTTTCCTGTAAGAACTCCTGTGTGCTCATTAACAATTTTCTTGTAATAGCCGTACATAAAGCCAATTTCACGGGCGCCAACGCCGATGTCTCCTGCTGGGACATCTGTATCAGGACCAATGTGCCTGTAGAGTTCTCTCATAAATGCGTAGGTGAATCTCATTACTTCCCTATCGCTCTTTCCTTTTGGATCGAAGTCAGAACCACCTTTTCCACCACCCATTGGAAGGGTTGTTAGTGCGTTCTTGAAAATCTGTTCAAAGCCGAGGAATTTAATGATTCCAAGGTTTACAGAGGGATGGAACCTCAAGCCACCCTTGTAGGGTCCGATTGCGTTGTTGAATTGGACTCTAAAACCTCTGTTTACATGGATCTCTCCATTGTCGTCTTCCCAGGGAACTCTAAAGATGATCACTCTGTCGGGTTCTACAATCCTTTCGTAGATTTTTGCTTTTACGAATTCTGGGTGCTTCTCTTCTGTTGGTTTAAGTGTTGTTAAAACTTCAGTTACAGCCTGAATAAATTCAGGTTGATCCTTGTCTAAGGTTTTTACCTTAGCAATTACATCATCAATTTGAGACATACCTTACCTCCTTCTCATTTTTGCCTTTTCTCTGGGTGTTCCCAGTTTCATTTAATTATATCAAAAAATAATTTTTAAACAAATTTTTAATTGTATAAGAATTCACTATAGAAAGTTCCAAGGGTGCGGTAAAAAATAATCGCTCCTATAAGGGATGGTATGTAATATGAAAACATCCTGAATAAGAATGTTTGAAGGGGTGCAAGGTGGTGCGCAATAGGGATGAAAAGTAAAAGATAACTCCCCTCAACTATACCCATTCCACCAGGTGTAATGCCAATTGTTGCAATAAAGTTTGATGCAATTTGAGTTATAAAGGCTTCGTAAAAATTGAAATTGACACCGATTGCTTTAAGGCTTGTTAGTCCGATCATCTCGTAAAGAAGCTGGCTTAAAAAACTTATGAATACAAGTTTTGCAAGAGTAAGAGGGCTTTTTAACATAAATCTTAATCCCTCAGAAAAGGCATCTACCTCAAGTATTATTTGCGTTTCGTCAACTTTGATTTTCAATTTTTCTACAAGAAAATTTATGAGTTTCTTTGTTTTTTCGGGGTTTGTTATAAGGAAAAGCGCAAGACCTGAAAGTGTAAATGCAAGCGCAAGAATGCTAATTAAAAAAGTTCCTCTTACGCCTTTAAGAAACGGATG
The sequence above is drawn from the Caldisericum sp. genome and encodes:
- a CDS encoding ferrous iron transport protein A; translated protein: MKRLTLADVEANKKVKVVDFVLPPHHTHIPQYIIRLQEMGVLRGDIIEVVRNSRVGPIEIKVKGTNLAIGRGIASKVIVEEIG
- a CDS encoding flippase-like domain-containing protein, with product MGRGGTQKLEKMLRRVLLLSIFTFAVLIYLIFRNVSLSELIQILNPVWFLLLFLNMGIVILLNGIKFKELVRSLKSDISYIDSLKIVLSSVFASNITPYYSGGIVTQVYLLKKIKSDFNASTLVSISYTILSVIVSFIFAAMFIVLPHPFLKGVRGTFLISILALAFTLSGLALFLITNPEKTKKLINFLVEKLKIKVDETQIILEVDAFSEGLRFMLKSPLTLAKLVFISFLSQLLYEMIGLTSLKAIGVNFNFYEAFITQIASNFIATIGITPGGMGIVEGSYLLLFIPIAHHLAPLQTFLFRMFSYYIPSLIGAIIFYRTLGTFYSEFLYN
- the gdhA gene encoding NADP-specific glutamate dehydrogenase, which gives rise to MSQIDDVIAKVKTLDKDQPEFIQAVTEVLTTLKPTEEKHPEFVKAKIYERIVEPDRVIIFRVPWEDDNGEIHVNRGFRVQFNNAIGPYKGGLRFHPSVNLGIIKFLGFEQIFKNALTTLPMGGGKGGSDFDPKGKSDREVMRFTYAFMRELYRHIGPDTDVPAGDIGVGAREIGFMYGYYKKIVNEHTGVLTGKGLEYGGSLIRPEATGYGLVYFTSEMLATRNMDFTNKVVAVSGSGNVAQYAVEKVIQLGGKVITMSDSNGTVVDEEGIDAKKLAFVMDLKNVKRGRIKEYVNQYPNAKYFEGKSVWDVIRDEGLKVDVALPCATQNEIDATHANALVKNGVIAVAEGANMPSNLDAINIFRENKVLYGPAKAANAGGVAVSGLEMTQNSIRLQWSREEVDNKLREIMKNIHKTSLEAAATYGYPGDYLVGANIAGFIKVAKAMLAYGVV
- a CDS encoding metal-dependent transcriptional regulator, with amino-acid sequence MQYSKSIEDYLEAIYVIGEEKGNVRIKDIAELLNVKLPSVTEIVKKMQEEGLLEHTPYGEIHLTEKGKSIGEKVWQKHKILYIFLKDYLGISDDIAFKEACLIEHSVSSDTIEKLKQFLENIKK
- a CDS encoding prepilin-type N-terminal cleavage/methylation domain-containing protein codes for the protein MKRRGFTLVELAIVIAILGILAMYAIPKYQGMVEEARTAQAKAQLGTVRSALAIYYAKNSGKFPAQLDGSIFAEGNVPYVEATDANGNVVKSNSVVNVNHVPVASSDITDKGGWVYGVSSDLTQSDVRINAKGTGVDGTPWY
- the feoB gene encoding ferrous iron transport protein B yields the protein MLNSKTSSGNTSITIALAGNANVGKSVIFNQLTGGNQIIGNWPGKTVEIQEGYIEKNGTKIRVVDLPGIYSLSTYSEEEIVTREFIINEKPDVVIVVVDASALYRNLFFLLQILEIGARTVVALNQYDMLERDGFEIDVDKLEEYLGVPVIKTIATKNIGLKELFERALNEVKKPYTPKFPKYGKEVEERIKMLENALKNYNLPAPTRFIAIKLLEHDTEFEKLIKDKSILELRDKLASELEEIHGEPIKTIIIQERYALASRITSDVLKKKKKKVIDFSSRIDDILLNPVTGFLFLMLILLFMFFVVFKFGSFLSDYIGSLFDLLKKPFMNLSLPEKLKLFLWDGIIDGIVAAFGIVLPYIAPFYLLLSLLEDSGYLARIAFLTDAFMHKLGIHGKAFIPLIESFGCNVPAIMGTRVLERRRDRIIVSILATLVPCSARSVVVFGLVAAFLGPIYAVLIYALDFVFIFVVGLLLNRYIKGTPTGLIMEMPRYRKPVLYVILKQTWIRLKEFFTFATPIIVISNAIMEILILLNLLPYLEMLVKPFAYILGLPPLATLTLVFGALRKELTLIMLATFYKTTNFASILTPKQIFVYGFVTMIYIPCVATIAMLKREFGAKTATLITLFEFVLSMLLGGLLNIALRLI